The nucleotide sequence ACAGGGAGGAGTACCCCACAATGAAGCCATACGAAAATTACATGTTGATCAGCGACCTTGACGGTACGATCGTGCCGCATGGGAGGGCAATTTCTGCGGCGAATGCGGAGGCGATTCGCGCTTTTGTCGCGGGCGGCGGCCTTTTTGGCATTGCGACAGGGCGCACGCCCGAGGCGGCGGGCGGCTATGTCCGCGGACTGCCGATCACGGCGCCGAGCATCTTCTTCAACGGCTCCATGCTCTACGAGTGGCAGGAGCGGAAGGTTCTCGCGCGAAGGCCTCTACAGGGCGCAGAAGACTCGCCCAATATCTGGCCGCGCTTCGCCGCCGAGTGCCTGAAGATGTTTCCGCAGGCATGCGTCGAGGTCTATACGGAAGACGCCTGCTGCATCGTCAGCCCCGAAGCGAACGACGATCCGCGGCTCGTTCGGGAGTTCTATCGCTGCCGCCATGTACCTCTTGCCGACGTTTCCGACATGCAGCGGACGCCGTGGCTCAAGCTCCTCGTCTGTGATGTGCCGCCCGCGCTGCACCGTGCGGAGCGTCTTGCGAAGAACTTTGGCACAGCGAGTCTCAGCCACCATTTCTACTCCGAGGCCAATTATTATGAGTTCGTTGCCCAAGGCGTA is from Selenomonas sputigena ATCC 35185 and encodes:
- a CDS encoding HAD-IIB family hydrolase is translated as MKPYENYMLISDLDGTIVPHGRAISAANAEAIRAFVAGGGLFGIATGRTPEAAGGYVRGLPITAPSIFFNGSMLYEWQERKVLARRPLQGAEDSPNIWPRFAAECLKMFPQACVEVYTEDACCIVSPEANDDPRLVREFYRCRHVPLADVSDMQRTPWLKLLVCDVPPALHRAERLAKNFGTASLSHHFYSEANYYEFVAQGVSKGAMIEEIRGLPICRGRDIIALGDYLNDREMIELADIGIASGNAHEAIKQAADFTGCRAEDDLIVWLLAHFAEITAQKSAD